Within Sorghum bicolor cultivar BTx623 chromosome 2, Sorghum_bicolor_NCBIv3, whole genome shotgun sequence, the genomic segment aaaacgtaGAGAAAAATATCATCAAAAAAAGGCAGAAACTTCTCTAGCTGCTGGGTCCAGAGGTCCACCGTATTCTAATTTTCcgtttttgaattttgtattaccATTTTTTTCGTTTATGTGAGACATATAGTATTGTATATCACCTACTTGTATTAGTCATTTGTTTGCTTATTTAGAATATAATTATGTTGTACCAGATGGATTTAAATCAACCACGGAAAACACCAATGGCTATGAAGATAGTGACTGGCTACATCGAGACAATTCATATAAACCCGTTTCGAGTGATAAAGAAAACACATGTTTCGAAATAGGAGTTCGTTTTCAGGCGGCTCGAGAGTATAATATAATGAAAAATTATAATAATATTATGAAGCATTACATGGACTTAAGATTTTGTGTAAGTATATTTTTGCATGGAGTCTAACATCTATAGGATAAATTAGGTGATATATTATATTGTCTTAACTTTTTCAAGTCATACTAATACTGACTCTCGTTATCCTTTGCTTTCAGAGAATGTGTGCTTTAACAAAGATGCCAGAATATCGTAAAAAATACAAAACAACAGAAATGGCTGCTGCGATTGGTATATGTGAGGATATGAAGTACAACTTAGCACAATGCAGATACGTAAGTCTTTTGCTCAACATTTTATTGATTGTTCCCTATAATCTATTCTAATCGTACCGTGTTTGTAGTTTCTTTTACCGTGGCTATCTTTTCGAAAATATATGCTTTATGTTTTCGACATGCGGGAAAAAATGCTCATCATGATTGACCCTAGACCTCTTGAAGAGTGGTGTAAAGACACACCAGCGCTTATGTATGCCAAATACACTCTTGGATTTAGCTACAACTACACAACCGCAgttaataaatatattcctggaTGGGATGAGGATGTTTGCAAATGGAAATTTAAACGGGCAGAAAACATTGCAGAGGACATAGATGGGTAAATAACTCAAAATCACCATCGGTTACAATAACAAATACATATGGTTTAACTATTTCTATATATTGCTGATTGTGAATCTTGATACAGGTACTTAAGTGGATTTCTCGTCCTACAGTATATGTCTGCATGGAATAGACCACAAGCCACACACATTTATACCGTGAGTATAACAGTTTGTCTCAGTTTTTAtacaaattttttttataaaaacgtAGTATTATCCATGCGACACACactaatatatatacatatactcaAATGTGTGACAGGATGGTATGGAGATGCGGCGAAACTTATTTGTGTATTTACTAGCGCACGAAAGAAATGGATATCGAAGATTTCTTCCTGCCGATATTAAACATTATTTTGGTCGTATCACCGAAAGGTCTATAAAGTAGAATTTATGAACTTATAACATCATGCTCTCCGTGACTATGTTTGAGTTCAGAAACTTTGCTTCTTTAAGATAAATATCACTTTATAGCTGGTATTTAAgttttattataatattattattttattgtgcGATAcgtgtatttttaataaaaaatgttagctatcccgtagcaacgcacgggcacgctacctagtatagataaagtatgaatggtgacaaagataattaatctgatcagcataacttagccacatataaatatgataagcacctcaatagatattctagcaagtcattagcatggaattaggacgaactacaagaatatttcctaagttattctcaactataaagtctagcatatcatagttagtgcaattatacttggcaatcattgcgagacaggactacgcccgtgcatagtgatattatcaaagaATATGGGAAACATAGCAATaaatcccctgtaataatgttgctctgccagccctttacacgagagggggactatataagaatcaatggagctgtcactaccacgaactaccccccgatctggcatatagggtacaatcgcagataaatacggtataggcaccacgcctacacaatacttatcatttacccacggtacacatggataaacgctatacgatcctaaacatgtatataattccaatctaactaagtcaagcctataactatgataaactaagaacaatataattgtgaatataaacaagtagagcaaagtcataatcaatatattgaagtagaacaaagtcatattcataatattgaagaacaaagatgaacaattgaagaacaatagagaattaccaagaatcctcttgacagatcctgaaaccaatcgaagattgactccttctagttgtaATCCTACGTagttatgctaaactagagatctaattgatgtggtggatccagggcttgatcagaggcttattctcccaagatgaataatgaattagggttcagaggtcctctcctctaggggccgggggtctgcttatatagtccttccaagcgAATGtgtgtcgttggatcaaaccgacattaatcgcaccgTTTTCCTTgaccctttaggtcggtggagcatgatccgcgaagttgaagctgattggcctcaaggccagggcgggcgcccaaggggggagggcgggcgccctgcccccgagcccgtccggtctcctgttcgttcccgtggcttctggactcttctagatgttagataattgcgcggcacgttaatatctctatgtaaacccgacgtgtgggcctttcttccataattcctgataaccccctgtagaaatagacaaacaccaaaactcgtggaattctgtcagataaaaccctaagtctgggtgtcggttgcatttagatccttttctttgtttatttgttaattaaatttgatacttaaggaccgtcaacaggtacGGACCTGGTCGACAAGTCACCCAACGAAGCAATGCTCGTGGACGACACCCCCCCCGACAACCAACCACCATGACTGGCGCATTCCCTTCATCAAGTATCTCTTGAACGGTTCGGAATTTCAAGATAAaatggagaacgagcgccttatcCGGCGATCCAAAAATTACATACTGGtcgatggcaaacttatgcgcaAGAACGCAAGTTCGGAAGTCTTGCTGAAGTGTATATCCCAAGACGACGACATCAAGTTACTGGAAGACATACATGTCGGATCTTATGGTAACCACGCcgcctctagaacactggtcgggaaggctttccgagcagccttttactggccaaccgcagtcGCCGACGCTGAGAAACTCGTCCGAAATTGTGAAGGATACCAGTTCTTTGCCAAACGGACCCACATACCTGCTCACGAGATCCAGACAATTTCGTAGTCTTGGCCATTTGCCTgttggggcctcgacatgatcgggtcGTTCAAAtcggctcccggcaacttcaaattcgtgttcgtgctaattgacaagttctcaaaatggatcgagtacatgccactagtcaaagcaacttccgagaaggctgtggaattcctcgatcaaatcatacatagattcggggttcctaacagcataatcaccgacctgggcactcagttcaccggcactacattatgggccttctgcgatgacagaggcatagtcataaagtatgtGTTAGTAGCCCATCCGCGAGccaacggccaagtcgagcgggcaaacggaatgattattgatgctctCAAGAAGAGACTGTACACTGAAAACGACAGGGCACCAGGgcaatggatgaaagagttaccggctgtggtctggggtctccgaacacaaccTAGTCGGAACACGGCGGTAtccccctacttcatggtttatggggccgaggcagtgctccctGTGGACGTGGCCTTTGGATCCCCAAGAGTTGAACATTTTGACCAGTCTTCAGCcgacctcgccagagagctcgaaatcaactgcacagaagaGAGGCGTCTGACTTCTTGTCTTCGAAGAGCGAAATATCTCGAGGCTAttaggcgataccacaacaggaacgtcaaagaccgctctttcgtggtcggtgatctagtgctcaaatggaaaacaagccaggagggaatgcacaagttgtCTACACCTTGGGAAGAACCTTTTGTCATCACCGAagttacacgccctacatcttacagactggcgtactCAGATGGAACGCGCTtgcccaactcctggcacatagacaaactgcgccgctTCTATCCCTAAGTTGCAATTAGTTGTTAGAAGAATTCAAATGCATACTTTCACAAACAGCAGCTAAGATCAGTTGAAACTTGATGAAACTAGTTGGCTTCAGCAGTGACAAGTAGCAAAAATGAGTTACAATCAGTTGGTACTAGCTAAAATCAATTGGAAGCAACTGAAAACTAGCTGAAACTAAGTGGATTGCAGCAGCCTGAAGGAGTTTGAAATCAGTTGAAATACAGTGTAAACTTCCCTCTTGACCTCACATTGTTAATATGCTTAAGTGTACTTTGTGTACTCCTCTATGCACAAATTAGGGGGAGTTT encodes:
- the LOC110432224 gene encoding uncharacterized protein LOC110432224, whose translation is MCALTKMPEYRKKYKTTEMAAAIGICEDMKYNLAQCRYFLLPWLSFRKYMLYVFDMREKMLIMIDPRPLEEWCKDTPALMYAKYTLGFSYNYTTAVNKYIPGWDEDVCKWKFKRAENIAEDIDGYLSGFLVLQYMSAWNRPQATHIYTDGMEMRRNLFVYLLAHERNGYRRFLPADIKHYFGRITERSIK